CACCGGCTCTCGCAGCGAACGCCGAACCAGTATTGCTTCATGAGCTCCACGTTCGTTAGTGCCGACCACAGCTTCTCCTGTGTGGTGCGGATATAGGTCACGTAGGCAAAGTCCGATTTAGCAATTGGAAGCCTCCAGTTGTCGTCGGTGATAAAGTTGAATAGCCAATCCTTAATAACCATATTCCAGCCCTGCCCACACCTTGCATAGCACTCTTTTTCGGGAACTAGCCCTTCGTGAGTAAAATGAAGAAAGGTTTTATCTCCTTTAGTGGTTATCTCAAAAACCATCTTTGTGTTTGTCCATTCACGCTTATCTTTTTCAATCCAATTCAGTTTGCTTTCGGTAACAAGCCATACGACTTTTTTGCCGGGAATAATTTCAATCAATTTCTGTTTTGAATAATGGCGGCCGGGATGGTGAATGACAAACTCATCGTTCAAGTTTGTGCTGCTTCCTTCAAAATCTTTGCTCCACCATTTTGAAACATCACTGATGCGATTGAAAACGTCTTTCGGAGACTTGGCAACCTCTATCGTCGCAGTGTAACTTTTGTTTTCCATTTTGCTTGCCTCATTTGTGCTGATTCTTGCAGAGATACTGCTTTGAAAATCCTAATTTCCCTTTTTCTTGAATGCCTCTTTCGTCTTTGCCACGTTCGAATCTCCTCCGATCCCCTCATAAAAGGAGAGATCCTCGTCGATTCCGACTAACCGGAGACACTGCCCTCCAGGTGCCTGGAAATAAAGATGAGGGTCTGGTCGTTCAAGTTTCACTACAAGACCGGACTCCAGGATTTTTTGATTCATTTCTTCCACGTTGTTGGACTTAATTTCCAGCCAGATCGATCGTGCAGTTCGTAAGAACTCACTCTCATCGGGTACATCCGCATAGCGAAACACGATATAAAAGTTTTCTCCCAAACGAAGGAAGTCCCTTTCGTCCTCCGCTTTTGTGATTTTACCACCGAGGACATCGCAATAGAATTTACGAATGCTGTCCCGATCCTTCCGAGGAACCAAAACCGATGAATGGTTTCCAAGAATTACCTTTGTCATGATTTTACTCCGACCTTGTTTATTGTTCTAATTGTCTTTCTTTGATTATTTGTCCGAATAAAAATAGATTTTAATTCGATTTGCTTATTGTAGAAATACGGAATGTTGTTGAAGTAATCCTTTTCCTCCGGAGTAATATATACCCCATTGCACATCTGTCATTCCCGAATGCTTCTATGCCGCTCAATCATTCTGTGCAGGTATGCGGCATGCCGCAAGGCGCCATCGGGAATCCACATTGCAGCGGACTGGATTCCCGTCACCGCGAAGCGGGATCCCGACATATAAATAATTCTGACGGGACTTGGAGCACGCGGGAATGACATTCGATGTGTTTGGTCGGTCCCCGCAGGGAAAACTGGTTGCTACCATATTTATAGACATGTTGGTACGGAGGAATAAACGAGAAAGACAACAATAGAGTTTCCAGGTAGCGACTCACTTTGAACATTCGGACAAACGAGCCTTGTCATGCCAGCCCCGTGTCAAGCACGGGGTAAACTCCAGCTGGCATCCAGAGCGCTGGATTCCGGCTTTCGCCGGAATGACATTTTTATAGAATCGAAAATGAGTCACTACCGAAAATGACCATGACTTGACTTATCGCTGCCTCGTCCTGGAAGTGGTTCGACCGAGGCAATAATGTGATGCACGTCTCTTGTATTATCGTATAGTAAAGTGGTAGATTTTCTCCGACAAAAATTCGCAGGAATTCAGGAGGAATGGAAATGCTCACAAGGCTGTCGATCATTTCATTATTGGTTTGTTATTCCACCCTTTGTGCACAGACTTTCAAGATCACCGGTATCGTTCGCGACGCGTCCACAATGGAGCCGTTGGTATTTGCGAGTGCGTTCGTCGTTGGAACCCAGCAGGGAGCCGTAACTGACGACCGGGGCAACTTCTCGATCGACATACCATCTGGCGACTATCAGCTCCAATTCAGCTACGTCGGATATAAAACTTCCATCGTGCCGGTCTCTGTGCACAGGGATACTCATTTCGATATTGCCCTGAAATCCATCGACATCCTCCTGCAGGACATGACCGTCTATTCAAGCCAGGAAGCCAACGGCGGGACCCAACAAGAGGTCAGCGCTCTTTCACTGCAAAGCCAGACCATCTCCAGTATAACAAGCATGACGGCGGACGTCCTCCGCAGCGTTCAAATGCTCCCGGGTGTCTCGAACGACAACGAGCTGAGCGCAAAGTTTAACGTCCATGGCGGCGACTTCAACGAGAACCTCGTCCTGGTTGATGGCATGCAGGTCTATGAGCCATACCACATCAAGGAGGCGTCGAACGCGAGCATCGGGATATTTGACGCCGATATGATCAAGAGGATGGACTTGATGACCGGCGGCTTCACCGCGCGGTACGGAGACAAGATGAGCTCCGTGCTCAGCATCGATTACCGCGAAGGAAGCAGAGACAGGGTGCAGGGTTCGGCAAGTCTCGGCATGACCGACGCCGATGCCCTGATAGAAGGTCCAATCGGAAGCAACGGTTCTTTCATCTTCGGCGCCAGGGAAAGCTACACTCAGCTTGTGATGAGAATGCTCAATATCTCGCCGGGGTTGCATATCTCATTTTACGATGCGCAGGGTGTACTGGCGTACCAGCTTGCACCGCAGCATAAGCTGTCGCTCTTGTTCATCCGGGCCGGCGACCTTTTCAGGCAGGATCCTGACGTCGACTTTGGCAACTCGTACACCTACCCGTTCTATACGTCAAACCACGCTTACACGGGTTCGCTGACTCAGGTGTGGAATGACACGAGTGAGCAGCATGCCGACTACTACAGCAGCATGATTGCGCTTCAAAGCACAGACGTGATATCATCAGAGGCAGTATTGAAATCGGAGATCTCTTATTACGACCAGCTCGAATCGGAGGAGGCAGTGAATCAGAACAGGTATTCATTTTTGTTCCACTCTGACAGTCTCCAGAACGACATCTTCTACAGAGATACAGTTAATCGTGGATATGACAATGACCTTAGGATCAAGACGTTAGAGTTCAGCTCGTCTTACGACATGCAGATGCTTCCTATCTACGGCATAAAGGCGGGAGCGAGCTATCAGCGGATCTTTTATTACCAGGATCAAGTAAATGAGCAAACCATCGCGGAGTTTACCAACAACGGCAACCAGTACCCGGACACATCATACACGGTCCGCGGCGAAAATAGTATCTCTAACGAATTCGGCAGCATAGACGCGCAGTCATTTAAAGTTGCCGGATATCTTGAGAACATATTCCAGATCGGGGAACAGACGATCCTCAATGTCGGAGGCAGGGTTGACTATTTCGATATCGATAAGGACCTGACATGGAGTCCGCGAATAAATCTCGCGTACAAGATGACTACCGACCTTACGCTTCGTGGGGCGTGG
The nucleotide sequence above comes from Candidatus Acidiferrales bacterium. Encoded proteins:
- a CDS encoding SRPBCC domain-containing protein, which encodes MENKSYTATIEVAKSPKDVFNRISDVSKWWSKDFEGSSTNLNDEFVIHHPGRHYSKQKLIEIIPGKKVVWLVTESKLNWIEKDKREWTNTKMVFEITTKGDKTFLHFTHEGLVPEKECYARCGQGWNMVIKDWLFNFITDDNWRLPIAKSDFAYVTYIRTTQEKLWSALTNVELMKQYWFGVRCESRWTEGSSWKLAYPDGRSTDAGEIVEAEPPRRLVIRWQHQDKPELKAEGESYCMMELEQSGSAVKFSVTHTIAREPSKFIAAVSVAWPMVISNLKSLLETGSIVLQNPFPIESAHPH
- a CDS encoding VOC family protein, whose translation is MTKVILGNHSSVLVPRKDRDSIRKFYCDVLGGKITKAEDERDFLRLGENFYIVFRYADVPDESEFLRTARSIWLEIKSNNVEEMNQKILESGLVVKLERPDPHLYFQAPGGQCLRLVGIDEDLSFYEGIGGDSNVAKTKEAFKKKGN
- a CDS encoding TonB-dependent receptor, with the translated sequence MLTRLSIISLLVCYSTLCAQTFKITGIVRDASTMEPLVFASAFVVGTQQGAVTDDRGNFSIDIPSGDYQLQFSYVGYKTSIVPVSVHRDTHFDIALKSIDILLQDMTVYSSQEANGGTQQEVSALSLQSQTISSITSMTADVLRSVQMLPGVSNDNELSAKFNVHGGDFNENLVLVDGMQVYEPYHIKEASNASIGIFDADMIKRMDLMTGGFTARYGDKMSSVLSIDYREGSRDRVQGSASLGMTDADALIEGPIGSNGSFIFGARESYTQLVMRMLNISPGLHISFYDAQGVLAYQLAPQHKLSLLFIRAGDLFRQDPDVDFGNSYTYPFYTSNHAYTGSLTQVWNDTSEQHADYYSSMIALQSTDVISSEAVLKSEISYYDQLESEEAVNQNRYSFLFHSDSLQNDIFYRDTVNRGYDNDLRIKTLEFSSSYDMQMLPIYGIKAGASYQRIFYYQDQVNEQTIAEFTNNGNQYPDTSYTVRGENSISNEFGSIDAQSFKVAGYLENIFQIGEQTILNVGGRVDYFDIDKDLTWSPRINLAYKMTTDLTLRGAWGYYYQSPVYEQLEYSTPSDTNTKSQLAIHYVIGGDYRIISDEEDRDFLTLKVQLYHKTYSDLISSTVSPSGRVYYSRKNDAMGRASGADLFLMYSIPGFSGWISYSYLKADQKLTLNDTLGYYFPRNTDQRHTLAIVADIDLGKAWSMNVRAVYGSGYPYTPMIAVYNQTYDTWTWELGNPNSAYLPAYKRIDARVTKDFTLFDCASSVFLDVSNLFDFTNVQSYDYGFDNNGYPQIRAEKLFPTLPSLGFSVKF